Proteins from a single region of Bdellovibrio bacteriovorus HD100:
- a CDS encoding BatD family protein: MTKTGNFLFFLSFIFFGLFAQAAGTTVQSTVDRTEMGLGDTFTLSVAVTSSEDVDIQDPRLPDLDGFDLLNNWQSNAVAQKLVNTPSGMQFQTQRRKEFHYQLSPKKTGTLSVGSFEVVIGGKVHRTQPIVIKVGQESMGAGKPPKRPSMAPPGFDDPFESMDQAEQEIFDQLLRQRQRLLQQQMQGQQQEDYGGYPNSTGLPEAAFRSLPTNPNEAFFISVEVDKTEVFEGEQVTVNWYIYTRGQMETLDRLKFPSLKGYWKEIIEEVPSIQFTEEIVNGTPWKKALLASHALFPIKPGTATIDEYKIKSRVRLPTQGFGFYGKPYEYTKSSAAVPVKVKPLPVEGRPADFTGAVGQFELHASVENPQVLVNQPFSLKIRFEGAGNAKMIDLPALNLPTGLEQYDSKSESKFFKNGRSYKEFEVLVIPRQEGQMVLPGLSVSMFDPQTKKYYTRTTQAINLTVSNNPNAPVGSSSRMADAGKKADAPKVVENRLPDPLMQWQPAAEASVLYRPWLWAVLYSVASLVLLVKAQREFGWGRRRRTLKELVQKRFKVVDSALGKTDYRKVGVEMTNTFYTVLGEVSGTGGAAMEIERLLEIIPPSIRRDHGDAIAKSFEFFQTLSFAPEEMLGKMKEKETMKSQVDHAKKVLTAVVSAVEEK, from the coding sequence GTGACAAAGACTGGTAATTTCCTGTTCTTTCTAAGTTTTATTTTCTTCGGGCTTTTTGCCCAAGCCGCGGGCACCACCGTGCAATCCACTGTGGATCGCACCGAGATGGGCCTGGGCGACACGTTCACGTTGAGTGTGGCGGTGACTTCCAGTGAAGATGTCGACATCCAGGACCCGCGTTTGCCGGATCTGGACGGGTTTGATCTTTTGAACAACTGGCAAAGCAATGCCGTAGCTCAGAAGCTGGTGAACACGCCGTCCGGGATGCAGTTTCAGACCCAGCGTCGCAAAGAATTTCACTATCAGCTCAGCCCTAAAAAGACCGGCACTCTGAGTGTGGGGTCCTTTGAAGTGGTGATCGGTGGCAAAGTTCACCGCACCCAACCCATCGTGATCAAAGTCGGTCAGGAAAGCATGGGGGCCGGCAAACCGCCGAAGCGTCCGTCAATGGCGCCTCCGGGCTTTGATGATCCGTTTGAATCCATGGATCAGGCCGAACAAGAGATCTTTGATCAGTTGTTGCGTCAGCGCCAAAGACTTTTGCAGCAGCAAATGCAAGGCCAGCAGCAGGAAGACTATGGTGGTTATCCGAATTCCACAGGTTTGCCAGAGGCCGCTTTCCGCAGCCTGCCGACCAACCCGAACGAGGCCTTTTTCATTTCTGTTGAAGTCGATAAAACGGAAGTCTTTGAAGGTGAGCAGGTTACGGTGAATTGGTACATCTACACCCGTGGTCAGATGGAGACCCTGGATCGCCTGAAGTTCCCAAGCCTGAAAGGCTACTGGAAAGAGATCATCGAGGAAGTTCCCTCCATCCAGTTCACAGAAGAAATCGTCAACGGCACGCCTTGGAAAAAGGCCCTGCTGGCGTCCCACGCCCTGTTCCCGATCAAACCGGGGACGGCGACAATTGATGAATACAAGATCAAATCCCGCGTGCGTCTGCCGACTCAAGGGTTTGGCTTCTATGGCAAGCCCTACGAATACACCAAAAGCTCGGCCGCGGTGCCGGTGAAAGTAAAACCTTTGCCAGTGGAAGGGCGTCCTGCGGACTTTACCGGAGCTGTGGGGCAGTTTGAACTGCATGCGTCTGTCGAAAATCCGCAGGTGTTGGTGAATCAGCCGTTCAGTCTGAAAATCCGCTTTGAGGGTGCTGGCAATGCGAAGATGATTGATCTTCCGGCTTTGAACCTGCCAACGGGCCTTGAGCAGTACGACAGCAAGTCGGAATCCAAGTTCTTTAAAAACGGGCGCAGCTATAAGGAATTTGAAGTGCTGGTGATTCCTCGTCAGGAAGGCCAGATGGTTTTGCCGGGATTGAGTGTCAGCATGTTTGATCCTCAGACGAAGAAGTACTACACCCGCACCACTCAAGCTATCAATCTGACAGTGTCCAACAATCCGAATGCGCCCGTGGGTTCTTCTTCACGCATGGCCGACGCCGGGAAAAAAGCCGACGCTCCGAAAGTGGTTGAAAACCGTCTGCCGGATCCTTTGATGCAGTGGCAGCCGGCCGCAGAGGCCAGCGTCCTGTATCGTCCGTGGTTGTGGGCAGTATTGTATTCTGTAGCGTCGTTGGTGTTGTTGGTGAAAGCTCAGCGTGAGTTCGGCTGGGGCCGACGTCGCCGTACTTTGAAAGAGCTCGTGCAAAAACGCTTTAAAGTTGTCGACTCCGCTCTGGGAAAAACGGATTACCGCAAAGTGGGTGTGGAAATGACCAACACCTTCTACACAGTTCTGGGTGAAGTGTCCGGCACAGGTGGTGCGGCCATGGAGATTGAACGATTGCTTGAGATCATTCCGCCAAGCATTCGCCGTGATCACGGTGACGCCATTGCAAAAAGTTTTGAATTCTTCCAGACCCTGAGTTTTGCGCCGGAAGAGATGCTGGGCAAAATGAAAGAAAAAGAAACCATGAAATCCCAAGTGGATCATGCTAAAAAAGTTCTGACCGCGGTGGTGTCCGCGGTCGAGGAGAAATAG
- a CDS encoding tetratricopeptide repeat protein produces the protein MKHLVGASIIAVALTGCGPGRPHLKTLELNREGNKALTAQTYPGAMEKYLEGLRYDPFVSQLHLNLGLSFEGMQQAEKALQSYREAEKLALVDKNFELVFMARFNQAQLLGKAKQVDEALAVYQKALEIIPSSKEVKTNIELLTQQQQGQGGGEGKQDQPQDGDKNQQNQNQDGKDPKEGDKDQEQKEGKTPQQSQKYKPRPFNGKELTEGDVKKILGELKQQEEKIRAEYNRKDVKEQPRDKDW, from the coding sequence ATGAAACACTTGGTTGGTGCATCCATAATCGCAGTTGCTTTGACAGGGTGTGGGCCGGGCAGGCCTCATCTTAAAACTCTGGAGTTGAATCGTGAGGGGAATAAAGCCCTGACGGCGCAGACTTATCCGGGAGCTATGGAAAAGTATCTTGAGGGGCTTCGTTATGATCCCTTTGTCAGTCAGCTGCATTTGAATTTGGGTTTGAGCTTTGAAGGTATGCAGCAGGCGGAAAAGGCACTGCAGTCTTATCGTGAAGCTGAGAAGCTGGCCTTGGTCGACAAGAATTTTGAGCTGGTGTTTATGGCGCGCTTTAATCAGGCGCAGCTTTTAGGCAAAGCTAAACAAGTGGACGAAGCCTTGGCCGTCTATCAAAAGGCCCTGGAGATCATTCCTTCTTCCAAGGAAGTGAAAACCAACATCGAGCTTTTGACCCAGCAACAGCAGGGTCAGGGCGGCGGTGAAGGCAAACAAGATCAGCCGCAAGACGGTGATAAGAATCAGCAGAATCAAAATCAGGATGGTAAAGATCCTAAAGAAGGCGACAAGGATCAGGAACAAAAAGAGGGGAAAACCCCTCAGCAGTCCCAAAAGTACAAGCCTCGTCCGTTCAACGGGAAAGAGCTGACTGAAGGGGACGTGAAAAAGATCCTGGGCGAATTGAAACAGCAGGAAGAAAAAATCCGTGCTGAATACAATCGCAAAGATGTGAAGGAGCAGCCTCGTGACAAAGACTGGTAA
- a CDS encoding vWA domain-containing protein — protein sequence MFRFENLAAFNYLWLIPVIIIVGFIFDRMSRKKMEAAIGSRLYPFLSSSVSRKKRSIKTTLQVLAVLCFVLALARPQMGESQQEVKSEGVEIIFAVDVSESMMAEDVKPSRLAQAKAELSRLVDLMPGNKVGIVAFAGSAALLSPLTNDPGAIKMYLESLEPSSVSSQGTNFTEALKISKEAFERGGVSTDETVKVTRVILIASDGEDHEQGALDEAKKMAGEGVRIFSLAYGTEKGGAIPVRDGMGFLKGYKKDRQGQTILTTVKGDALRALAEAGQGSFYFATFGGEQTKLLVEDISKLEKAQFDTTMATQYEERFQTVLMLGIIIALLELFLGERRNSFLFWKGRYEVPPA from the coding sequence ATGTTCCGCTTTGAAAACCTTGCGGCATTTAATTATTTGTGGCTGATCCCGGTGATTATCATTGTGGGCTTTATCTTTGATCGCATGTCGCGAAAAAAGATGGAAGCCGCCATCGGTTCAAGACTGTATCCGTTCCTTTCAAGTTCTGTATCGCGCAAGAAGCGTTCGATCAAAACCACTTTGCAGGTTTTGGCCGTGCTGTGTTTTGTGCTGGCTTTGGCACGCCCACAAATGGGTGAATCCCAACAGGAAGTCAAAAGTGAAGGGGTTGAGATCATCTTCGCCGTCGACGTTTCTGAAAGTATGATGGCCGAAGACGTGAAACCGTCCCGCTTGGCACAAGCCAAAGCCGAACTGAGCCGTCTGGTGGATCTGATGCCGGGAAATAAAGTGGGCATCGTGGCCTTTGCCGGATCGGCGGCGTTGTTGTCGCCCCTGACAAACGATCCGGGCGCAATCAAAATGTATCTGGAATCCCTGGAGCCCAGCTCTGTGTCCTCGCAAGGGACAAACTTCACAGAAGCTTTGAAGATCTCCAAAGAAGCCTTCGAGCGCGGTGGGGTTTCCACCGATGAAACCGTGAAAGTCACGCGCGTGATCCTGATTGCCTCCGACGGGGAAGATCACGAGCAGGGTGCATTGGATGAAGCCAAGAAAATGGCTGGTGAAGGTGTCAGAATCTTCTCGCTGGCTTACGGCACGGAAAAAGGCGGGGCGATTCCCGTTCGTGACGGCATGGGCTTTTTAAAAGGTTATAAAAAAGACCGTCAAGGTCAGACCATCCTGACGACCGTCAAAGGCGATGCCTTGCGCGCGCTGGCTGAAGCCGGTCAGGGCAGCTTCTATTTCGCCACATTTGGGGGCGAGCAGACTAAGTTGCTTGTCGAAGACATCAGCAAACTTGAAAAAGCCCAGTTCGACACGACTATGGCCACCCAGTACGAAGAACGCTTCCAGACAGTGTTGATGTTGGGAATTATCATCGCGCTTCTAGAACTGTTCCTGGGTGAACGCAGAAACTCTTTCCTGTTCTGGAAAGGTCGTTACGAGGTGCCCCCCGCATGA
- a CDS encoding vWA domain-containing protein → MIYHSLWALWFLLPLVLILIWNFWKRKKKTPTLQFGSVELLKSVTPTVRTRLMHLPVILKSLALVFAIVALARPQEMNTKIRKNVEGIDIVICLDVSDSMLIEDMKPLNRLEAAKETIAKFISARTSDRIGLVVFAGESFTMVPPTLDYQMILQRVNEISSASSAKIKDGTALGVAMANAAGRLKDSQARSRVMIFMTDGENNSGTIDPETGLEIAKGYGIKVYSIGIGKDGPTRIPVYSRDIFGQKVKTYQPFESTVNEDLLGRMASDTGGKYYRATTEGALQKVFSDIDTLEKTKIDVNKFTNYTEKFPPFLIWALVLYLAGLLLGRSWLRRVP, encoded by the coding sequence ATGATCTATCATTCCTTGTGGGCCCTGTGGTTCCTGCTTCCGCTGGTTTTGATTCTGATCTGGAACTTCTGGAAAAGAAAAAAGAAGACGCCGACATTGCAGTTCGGCTCGGTTGAGCTGTTAAAGTCTGTGACGCCGACTGTGCGCACGCGTTTAATGCACCTGCCGGTGATCTTAAAATCCCTGGCTTTGGTATTTGCGATTGTCGCATTGGCGCGTCCGCAGGAAATGAACACCAAGATCCGCAAGAATGTGGAAGGGATCGACATCGTCATCTGTCTGGATGTTTCTGATTCAATGCTGATTGAAGACATGAAACCTTTAAACCGTCTGGAAGCCGCAAAAGAAACCATCGCGAAATTCATCAGCGCGCGGACTTCAGATCGTATCGGTCTGGTGGTCTTTGCCGGTGAATCCTTCACCATGGTTCCACCCACGCTGGATTATCAGATGATCTTGCAGCGGGTGAATGAAATCTCCAGTGCGTCGAGTGCAAAAATCAAAGACGGAACCGCTTTGGGTGTGGCGATGGCCAATGCCGCCGGCCGCTTGAAAGACTCCCAGGCCCGCAGCCGGGTCATGATCTTTATGACGGACGGGGAGAACAACTCGGGCACCATCGATCCTGAAACGGGTCTTGAGATCGCCAAGGGTTACGGCATCAAGGTTTATTCCATCGGTATCGGTAAAGACGGTCCGACGCGCATCCCGGTTTATTCCCGTGATATCTTTGGTCAGAAGGTAAAAACCTATCAGCCATTTGAAAGCACGGTGAACGAGGACCTGCTGGGTCGTATGGCTTCTGATACGGGCGGTAAATACTATCGCGCCACCACGGAAGGGGCTTTGCAAAAGGTCTTTAGTGACATCGACACTTTGGAAAAAACCAAGATCGATGTGAACAAGTTCACCAACTACACTGAAAAATTCCCGCCCTTCTTGATTTGGGCTTTGGTTCTTTATTTGGCCGGACTGCTTTTGGGCCGTTCCTGGTTAAGGAGGGTGCCATAA
- a CDS encoding DUF58 domain-containing protein — MSLPPEVLKKVKLLEINTRKLVNNLFAGEYHTAFKGQGMTFADFREYVPGDDVRSISWPLTARTGKPYIKTFEEERELTLILAVDVSGSSDFGTGPYFKGEVMTHMAALLAFSAVKNNDQIGLLLFSDQVEHFVPPKKGRGHVHRLLRDLFYYKPKSHRTKLSSGFSYLQGILKKRATVFVFSDFMDQGFEQSLRLLGRKHDVVACVVNDAAEYSLPSMGVIEVQDAETGEIVTVDTSSQSFRAQYEEAVAKRKEARDRLLRLAQVERVDVKSSEDYVNPLVAFFKKRR; from the coding sequence GTGAGCTTGCCTCCTGAGGTCTTAAAGAAAGTCAAACTGCTCGAGATCAACACAAGAAAGCTTGTGAACAATCTCTTTGCCGGTGAATACCACACGGCCTTCAAAGGGCAGGGGATGACTTTTGCAGATTTCAGGGAGTACGTTCCGGGCGATGATGTTCGTTCGATCTCCTGGCCGCTGACCGCGCGCACGGGAAAGCCGTACATCAAAACCTTCGAGGAAGAGCGTGAGCTGACCCTGATTCTGGCCGTGGACGTCAGTGGTTCCAGTGATTTTGGAACCGGGCCTTACTTTAAGGGCGAAGTCATGACCCACATGGCAGCGCTCCTGGCGTTTTCTGCGGTGAAGAACAACGACCAGATTGGTTTGTTGCTTTTCAGTGATCAGGTGGAACACTTCGTTCCACCGAAAAAGGGGCGGGGCCACGTGCACCGTCTGCTGCGTGATTTGTTCTATTATAAACCCAAAAGCCATCGCACGAAGCTTTCTTCCGGATTCTCTTATTTGCAGGGGATTTTGAAGAAACGCGCGACGGTGTTTGTATTCAGTGACTTTATGGATCAAGGCTTTGAACAGTCCTTGCGTTTGCTGGGAAGAAAGCATGACGTCGTGGCCTGTGTGGTGAACGATGCGGCCGAGTATTCTTTGCCTTCCATGGGTGTGATCGAAGTGCAAGATGCCGAGACCGGGGAGATCGTCACCGTGGACACGTCTTCGCAATCGTTCCGTGCCCAGTATGAAGAGGCCGTGGCCAAACGCAAAGAGGCTCGGGATCGTCTGCTTCGCCTGGCTCAGGTGGAGCGTGTGGATGTGAAGTCCAGTGAGGATTATGTGAATCCTTTGGTGGCCTTCTTTAAGAAGAGAAGATAA
- a CDS encoding AAA family ATPase: MALNAAIKQESQFIDKMMAEINKVVVGQKEMVEGIMMGLLTGGHILLEGVPGLAKTLTIATVSKSISLDFQRIQFTPDLLPTDLIGTMIFNPKSGEFAPRKGPIFTNIVLADEINRAPAKVQSALLEAMAEKQVTIGDESYKLSSPFLVLATQNPLEQEGTYPLPEAQMDRFMFKINVVYPGKGEELEILNRMGTNEKPEVQPVISKEDLLRAAHRADQIYVDNKIKNYIVELIMASRKPGEYGLSRIANLINVGGSPRATISLYRAAKAHAFLRGRGYVTAEDVKAIAYHVLRHRLILTYEAEAENIRTDDIIKEILSQVEVP, encoded by the coding sequence ATGGCCCTGAATGCCGCAATCAAGCAAGAGAGCCAATTCATTGATAAAATGATGGCTGAAATCAACAAGGTTGTCGTTGGGCAAAAGGAAATGGTGGAGGGCATCATGATGGGCCTTCTGACCGGCGGCCACATCCTGCTGGAAGGTGTGCCTGGCTTGGCGAAGACGCTGACCATCGCGACCGTTTCAAAATCCATTTCATTGGATTTCCAACGCATCCAGTTTACGCCGGATCTTCTGCCAACGGACTTGATTGGTACCATGATCTTCAATCCCAAATCCGGTGAATTTGCTCCGCGCAAAGGACCGATCTTCACGAACATCGTTCTGGCGGATGAGATCAACCGTGCGCCGGCGAAAGTGCAATCCGCCCTGCTTGAAGCCATGGCTGAAAAACAAGTCACCATCGGGGATGAGTCCTACAAACTTTCAAGCCCGTTCTTAGTTCTGGCGACTCAGAATCCGTTGGAACAAGAAGGTACTTATCCGCTGCCGGAAGCCCAGATGGACCGTTTCATGTTCAAGATCAACGTCGTTTACCCAGGTAAAGGCGAAGAGCTTGAAATCCTCAACCGCATGGGCACCAACGAAAAACCGGAAGTGCAGCCGGTGATTTCAAAAGAAGACCTTTTACGTGCGGCTCACCGTGCGGATCAGATCTATGTTGATAACAAAATCAAAAACTATATCGTGGAATTGATCATGGCCTCCCGTAAGCCGGGTGAATACGGTTTGAGCCGTATTGCGAACCTGATCAACGTGGGTGGTTCTCCGCGTGCGACGATCAGCTTGTATCGTGCGGCGAAAGCTCACGCGTTCTTGCGGGGTCGCGGTTATGTGACCGCCGAAGACGTGAAAGCCATTGCGTACCACGTTCTGCGCCACCGTCTGATTCTGACGTACGAAGCCGAGGCTGAAAACATCAGAACCGATGACATCATCAAAGAAATCCTAAGTCAGGTCGAGGTGCCATAG
- a CDS encoding M48 family metalloprotease codes for MINNNTKVWIFILSSSLALLVLGYQFGERLGLLIGFFFAVLLNFFVFFYGESRVLAKLNAQRIKGQDSWGLIDKVQKMSAQLSMPPPAVYITPHASVNAFCVGHSWKRGSLGFTAGLLQKLSDEELEAVVAHQICHIRRLDTFAFSVSSTMANSVVGLGQFLDNLIPYKLQFFMPLLSPIGWLIIKLVVVEKSFFENDLMASELLESRNRLGEVLWRMEGLAQTQPLDIPACTSHLFMVNPEGFRQKNLFLKSHPAIEVRLQKLMGYYPI; via the coding sequence ATGATCAACAACAATACAAAAGTCTGGATATTCATTCTATCAAGCTCTCTGGCCCTGCTGGTTCTTGGCTACCAGTTCGGGGAACGTCTGGGGTTGTTGATTGGTTTCTTCTTTGCGGTTCTTTTGAACTTCTTTGTGTTCTTTTATGGCGAAAGCCGCGTGCTGGCAAAACTGAACGCACAACGAATCAAGGGCCAGGATTCTTGGGGCCTGATCGACAAGGTTCAAAAGATGTCAGCCCAACTGTCCATGCCGCCACCCGCGGTCTACATCACCCCACATGCGTCCGTGAATGCCTTCTGCGTGGGGCATTCCTGGAAGCGCGGATCTTTGGGTTTCACTGCGGGCCTTTTGCAAAAGCTGAGCGATGAAGAGCTTGAAGCCGTCGTCGCCCATCAAATCTGCCACATCCGCCGTCTGGATACGTTCGCATTCAGTGTCAGCAGCACAATGGCCAATTCCGTGGTAGGTCTGGGACAGTTCCTGGACAATCTGATACCTTATAAGCTTCAGTTCTTTATGCCCCTGCTGTCCCCGATTGGCTGGCTGATCATCAAGCTTGTGGTGGTGGAAAAGTCCTTCTTTGAAAATGATTTGATGGCTTCCGAACTTTTGGAAAGCCGCAACCGTCTGGGTGAAGTTTTGTGGCGCATGGAGGGTCTGGCTCAGACCCAGCCGCTGGACATCCCGGCCTGCACCAGCCACCTGTTTATGGTGAACCCGGAAGGTTTTAGACAAAAGAATCTGTTCCTGAAATCCCACCCGGCCATTGAGGTCCGTTTGCAAAAGCTGATGGGTTATTACCCCATCTAA
- a CDS encoding DUF1844 domain-containing protein, with amino-acid sequence MNEKIEASFSVLIMSVASSAIMAMGLAPNPQNGEVSKDKNMARFNIDLLVVLQQKTKGNLTGDEAKFLENLISDLQMKFVSM; translated from the coding sequence ATGAACGAAAAAATTGAAGCCTCCTTTTCAGTCCTAATTATGTCCGTCGCCTCTTCGGCGATTATGGCTATGGGTCTGGCTCCAAATCCTCAAAACGGCGAAGTGAGCAAAGATAAAAATATGGCTCGCTTTAACATCGACCTTTTGGTGGTCCTGCAACAAAAGACCAAAGGAAATCTGACTGGCGATGAAGCCAAATTTTTGGAAAACTTAATCAGTGATCTGCAAATGAAATTTGTGTCTATGTAA
- a CDS encoding trypsin-like peptidase domain-containing protein, protein MKTLLVLILSVAMTAQAQTGAKELPKDPPKMNLSAALPGNLFVELAKAINPAVVNISTTAIPKNSPRMRDPMLDMLEQLYGFRMQQPQQQQQRPQQMGLGTGFIIREDGLIVTNNHVIAGADIINVQLSEKSTDVFEATLVGSDERTDIALIKINPKSKLPVAVLGSSKDVEVGEWVAAFGNPFGHGHSMTKGIISSKGRDITEINKIPLLQTDASINPGNSGGPLVNTKGQVIGVNSAIDARAQGIGFAIPIDEVKAILPILESKGRIARGFLGTALGDLDPEAAEYLGLGELRGAVITAVSPGSPALKAGLKMYDIVTEFNGKKIRTSLDLMDAVADAPIGQPIKTKIIRNNKEMTLNVVTAERIEEKRAVRAATKTYAGQKAPFDLGFTVIDPTTELRKEWGLPDDMKQPVVIETERNSNASKGGLRVGDVILDVNKQPVDTAKDVLKALKKGKNTLRIARNTRIQIINIE, encoded by the coding sequence ATGAAGACGCTGTTGGTTCTTATTCTGTCTGTCGCAATGACCGCTCAAGCCCAAACGGGCGCGAAGGAACTCCCGAAAGATCCACCGAAGATGAATCTGAGCGCCGCCCTGCCGGGGAATCTGTTTGTTGAACTGGCCAAGGCCATCAACCCGGCGGTCGTAAATATCTCCACCACGGCAATTCCCAAGAACTCTCCGCGCATGCGCGACCCGATGCTGGATATGCTGGAACAACTTTATGGCTTCCGCATGCAGCAGCCTCAACAGCAGCAACAGCGCCCGCAGCAAATGGGCCTGGGCACCGGTTTCATCATCCGTGAAGACGGCCTGATCGTCACAAACAACCACGTGATCGCCGGAGCCGACATCATCAACGTTCAATTGAGCGAAAAATCCACAGACGTGTTTGAGGCAACCCTTGTCGGCAGCGACGAGCGCACGGACATTGCTTTGATCAAGATCAACCCTAAATCCAAACTGCCGGTGGCGGTTCTGGGTTCTTCCAAGGACGTGGAAGTTGGTGAATGGGTGGCGGCCTTCGGGAATCCATTCGGTCACGGTCACTCGATGACCAAGGGGATTATTTCCTCCAAAGGCCGCGACATCACAGAGATCAATAAAATCCCTCTGCTTCAGACTGATGCCAGCATCAATCCGGGGAACTCGGGCGGTCCGCTGGTGAACACCAAAGGTCAGGTGATCGGTGTGAACTCGGCGATCGATGCGCGCGCGCAAGGGATCGGTTTTGCGATTCCGATTGATGAAGTCAAAGCCATCTTGCCTATCCTGGAATCCAAGGGCCGCATTGCCCGTGGTTTCCTGGGCACAGCATTGGGTGACTTGGATCCGGAAGCGGCCGAGTACCTGGGACTGGGCGAACTGCGTGGAGCGGTGATCACAGCGGTGTCCCCTGGCAGCCCGGCTTTGAAGGCGGGTTTGAAGATGTATGACATCGTGACGGAGTTTAACGGCAAGAAAATCAGAACCTCTTTGGATCTGATGGATGCGGTGGCCGACGCCCCTATCGGTCAGCCGATTAAAACCAAGATCATCCGCAACAACAAGGAAATGACCCTGAACGTGGTGACGGCGGAACGTATCGAAGAAAAGCGTGCAGTTCGTGCAGCGACAAAAACCTATGCAGGTCAGAAAGCTCCGTTTGATCTGGGCTTCACGGTGATTGATCCAACCACAGAGCTTCGCAAGGAATGGGGCCTGCCGGATGATATGAAGCAGCCGGTGGTGATCGAGACGGAAAGAAACTCCAACGCTTCAAAGGGCGGTTTGCGCGTGGGTGATGTGATCTTGGATGTTAATAAACAGCCCGTCGACACCGCCAAGGACGTTTTAAAGGCTCTTAAAAAGGGCAAGAACACCCTTAGAATTGCCCGCAACACCCGTATTCAGATCATCAACATCGAGTAA
- the spoVG gene encoding septation regulator SpoVG, translating into MKVTEVKVFPVNEDRLKAYVSITLDNCFVVRDLKVIQGTSGLFVAMPSKKRKDGQFRDIAHPLNQETRAMIEDLIFEAYEKELKSMGETLVSLKRQKAPGSDYGNDDY; encoded by the coding sequence ATGAAAGTCACCGAGGTGAAAGTTTTCCCCGTCAATGAGGACCGGCTGAAGGCCTACGTCTCGATCACTCTGGACAATTGCTTTGTCGTGAGGGATCTGAAGGTCATCCAAGGAACCAGCGGTTTGTTCGTGGCTATGCCCAGCAAAAAACGCAAAGACGGTCAGTTCCGCGATATCGCCCACCCCCTGAATCAGGAGACCCGGGCGATGATTGAAGACCTCATATTTGAGGCCTACGAAAAAGAACTAAAATCCATGGGCGAAACCCTGGTCAGTCTAAAACGCCAAAAAGCTCCTGGGAGCGACTACGGCAACGACGACTACTAG